The following coding sequences are from one Arachis hypogaea cultivar Tifrunner chromosome 7, arahy.Tifrunner.gnm2.J5K5, whole genome shotgun sequence window:
- the LOC112702688 gene encoding poly(ADP-ribose) glycohydrolase 1 — MEKREDLRSILPYLPVVMRSSTLFWPSHVVEALKELARGPLHSHVDSGHILFTAIEDIRNSLSLSSNSLAPSTSLGYSLFFDELMTREESRKWFEEVVPALGSLLLRLPSLLEAHYENADKVLNVGAMIGTGLRMLDSQEAGIVFLSRELIAALLGCSLFCLFPDHDRYMKQLQIINFDQLFASLYEDYSQKQESKIRCIIHYFQRISSDMPKGVVSLERKVLPFEGDADLISYPNSNFWSTSAIPLCKFEVHTSGHIEDQSGEAVEVDFANKYLGGGALGRGCVQEEIRFMVSPELIAGMLFLTAMEENEAIDIVGVERFSSYTGYASSFRFSGDYVDERDVDNLGRRKTRIVAIDALCSPGMRQYREKFVLREINKAFCGFLYQFKYQKYQKILQENGWSSEQFDASTLTYMETSEEEISNHEFEKFQNNYQRMEQGNNIGVATGNWGCSAFGGDPELKAIIQWLAASQALRPFIAYYTFGLEALQNLDEVASWILSQRWTVGDLWNMLIEYSTKRSKGETTVGFLQWLLPSLYGHGARSFDGDGDGCLVT, encoded by the exons atggagAAGAGGGAAGACCTGAGATCGATTCTGCCGTACCTACCAGTGGTGATGCGTTCTTCCACACTGTTTTGGCCGTCGCATGTGGTTGAAGCGCTCAAAGAACTCGCCAGAGGACCTCTTCACAGTCACGTTGACTCAGGCCACATCCTCTTCACCGCCATTGAAGACATCAgaaactctctttctctctcttccaacTCCTTGGCTCCTTCCACTTCTCTTGGATACTCCCTCTTCTTCGACGAG CTGATGACTAGGGAGGAATCAAGGAAGTGGTTTGAGGAGGTTGTTCCAGCATTGGGGAGCTTGCTTTTGAGGTTGCCATCTTTGTTGGAAGCACACTATGAAAATGCTGATAAGGTTTTAAATGTGGGAGCTATGATTGGAACCGGTCTTCGCATGTTGGATTCACAGGAAGCAGGAATTGTGTTCCTTTCCCGG GAGTTGATTGCTGCTCTTCTTGGGTGTTCGCTTTTTTGCCTATTCCCGGACCATGACAGATACATGAaacagcttcaaataatcaattTCGATCAATTGTTTGC GAGTCTATATGAAGATTACAGTCAAAAGCAGGAAAGTAAGATTCGATGCATCATTCACTATTTTCAAAGGATAAGTTCTGATATGCCTAAGGGTGTTGTCTCTTTGGAGCGAAAAGTACTACCCTTTGAAGGTGATGCTGATCTAATTTCTTACCCAAATTCTAACTTTTGGAGCACTTCGGCTATACCTCTTTGCAAATTCGAG GTTCACACTTCAGGACACATAGAAGATCAATCAGGTGAAGCTGTTGAAGTGGATTTTGCAAATAAATATCTTGGTGGTGGTGCTCTTGGAAGGGGCTGTGTACAG GAAGAAATTCGCTTCATGGTCAGTCCAGAATTGATTGCTGGCATGCTTTTCTTGACAGCCATGGAGGAAAACGAGGCTATAGATATTGTTGGCGTTGAAAGGTTCTCGAGTTATACAGG GTATGCATCATCATTTCGATTTTCCGGTGATTATGTGGATGAAAGGGACGTAGACAATCTTGGAAGACGTAAAACCAGGATTGTTGCAATTGATGCATTATGTAGCCCAGGGATGAGACAATATAGGGAAAAGTTTGTATTACG AGAGATCAATAAGGCATTCTGTGGTTTTCTATACCAATTTAAATATCAGAAGTATCAGAAAATATTACAAGAGAATGGATGGTCATCTGAACAG TTTGATGCTTCAACGCTAACATATATGGAAACAAGTGAAGAAGAAATTTCAAATCATGAattcgaaaaatttcaaaataactaCCAACGGATGGAGCAGGGCAATAATATTGGGGTTGCAACCGGAAACTGGGGATGTAGTGCATTTGGAGGAGATCCTGAACTAAAGGCTATAATTCAGTGGCTTGCTGCTTCACAG GCCCTAAGACCTTTCATAGCATACTACACATTTGGCTTGGAGGCGTTGCAGAACCTAGACGAG GTGGCTAGTTGGATTTTGTCACAGAGATGGACGGTTGGGGACCTGTGGAACATGCTGATTGAGTACTCGACAAAGAGATCAAAAGGCGAAACTACTGTTGGCTTCctccaatggcttctaccatcaTTGTATGGTCATGGTGCTAG GTCCTTTGATGGAGATGG AGATGGGTGTTTGGTAACCTGA